The genomic segment GGGCCACCTCGTCGCGCGGCAGGAGATCGGGTGTCCTCCGGTTGTTGTCGGGGTCGGTGTACCAGCGGTCCGCCTCCTCCTCCGTCTCCGCGTACTGTCCTTTGAAGACGTCGGGCACGTAGCGGAACATGAACCGCTCGCCCTCGGAGTTGCGCAACACGCCGCCGTCGCCCCGGACCCCCTCCGTGACGAGGATGCCCTTCACGCTGGGCGGCCAGACCATGCCCGTGGGATGGAACTGGACGAACTCCATGTTGATGAGCGACGCGCCCGCTCGCAGAGCCAGCGCGTGCCCGTCGCCCGTGTACTCCCACGAGTTCGACGTGACCTTGAACGACTTGCCGATCCCGCCGGTGGCGAGCACCACGGCGGGCGCCTCGAACAACACGAAGCGCCCGGACTCGCGCCAGTACCCGAACGCTCCGGCGATGGCGCCGTCCTGAGTGAGCAGCTCGGTGATCGTGCACTCGGCGAACACCTTGAGCTTGGACTCGTAGTCGCCGTCGGTGGCGTGGTCCTGCTGCTGCAGCGACACGATCTTCTGCTGCATCGTGCGAATCAGCTCCAGCCCGGTGCGGTCGCCGACGTGCGCCAGGCGCGGGTAGGTGTGCCCGCCGAAGTTGCGCTGACTGATCCTGCCGTCCCCCGTGCGATCGAACAGGGCGCCGTACGTCTCCAGCTCCCACACGCGATCGGGCGCTTCCTTGGCGTGCAGCTCGGCCATGCGCCAGTTGTTGAGGAACTTCCCGCCCCGCATCGTGTCGCGGAAGTGCACCTGCCAGCCGTCGTTCGGGTTGACGTTGCCCATCGACGCCGCACAGCCGCCCTCGGCCATGACGGTGTGGGCCTTGCCGAACAGTGACTTGCATACCACCGCGACGGAGAGTCCGCGCTGCCGCGCCTCGATCACGGCCCGCAGGCCCGCCCCACCGGCACCGATCACCACCACGTCGTAGCTGTGCCGTTCGACCTCGGTCATGAAAAGTCAGGCCACCTTCTGTTGTCCGCCGTGCCCGCCCGCGCGCGCCACACGGCTGGTCGGGATGTCAGTTGATGAAGCGCAGGTCGGGGATGGTGTCCGTCGACACCAGCCACACGTAGAGGTCGGTGACGACCAGCGTGCCCAGCGTGATCCAGGCGAACTGCATGTGCCGCACGTTGAGCCGGCTGACCTGCGTCCAGATCCAGTAGCGGACCGGATTCTTCGAAAAGTGCTTGAGTCTGCCTCCGGTCACGTGCCTGCACGAGTGGCAGGACAGCGTGTAGCACCAGAGCAACGAGACGTTGACCAGCAGGATGATGTTGCCGAGACCGAAACCGCCGGCGAACGCCGCGATGGCGTCGTAGGTGTTGATCACGGTGATGAGGAGGGCTGCGTAGAAGAAGTACCGGTGCGCGTTCTGCACGATCAACGGCAACCGCGTCTCACCCGTGTACCGCGCGTGCGGCTCCGTCACCGCGCACGCGGGCGGCGCGAACCACACCGAGCGGTAGTAGGCCTTGCGGTAGTAGTAGCAGGTGAGCCGGAACCCCAGCAGGAACGGCAGCGACAGGAACGCCAGCGGGATGAACTCCGGCAGCTCACCGATCGGTGTGCCGAAGTGACTCGACCCGGGCACGCACGACTCGCTCAGGCACGGCGAGTAGAACGGCGTGAGGTAGTGGTACTCCGCGGCCCAGTAGCCCTCGCGCATGAACGACCGGATCGTCGCGTAGACGACGAACGCGGCGAGCCCGAGGGCCGTGAACAGGGGAGCCGCCCACCACCGGTCGGTGCGCAGGGTGCGCTCGGTGATCGCGACCCGCGTCCGAGCGGCGGGGGCGGTGTCCATGGCTGCTCCAGGATCCGTGGCGCCGTCCTTCTTCGAGTGATCAGTGCTGGTCACGTTGGTAACCACCCACGCCTTCGTCGTCGGCGCCCTTCCAGAACGCCGGGTCGTACGGGGTGTCCGGGATCTTCACGACGTCCGGTGGTCCTGATGCCTGTGTGGGCACGGGCGGAAGATGTGCGAGGTCCGCGACGTCGATGTCGAGCCGGTCGACGTCGTTCACGATCCGGCGAACGGCGGGCGATTCGCCGTACCGCGACCGCAACGCGCCCACGCACTGTCTGAGTCGCCCGATGGCCCGGCGTAGCTCTGTCATCTCGGCACTGGACATGCTCACCCTCCGAATTCGTTGCTCGCATCCGAGACCGGTACGGCCGACTCTGCACCCCCACCGGTCAATGTGACAAGTAGCACACCACCAACGGTTTGGCGTGACCGACATCACCAGAACTTCTTCACTGAATCGATATTGTCGCGCTGACCTCGAGCTGTATCGTGTCAGTTGCCCACAGGACGCGACGTCAACGCTGCCGTCCCACACCCTCAGTCGGTCACTCTGCGTAAGCAGAACGTGTGCCGTTCACCCGCCGTGAAGCGACCGGAGACCATGCCGTTGAGCCTTCATCCCGTCATCGCCGACGTCACCCACCGCATTGCCGAACGCAGCGCCGCCACGCGGCAGGCCTACCTCGCGCGCGTCGAGAATG from the Saccharomonospora azurea NA-128 genome contains:
- a CDS encoding fumarate reductase/succinate dehydrogenase flavoprotein subunit, which encodes MTEVERHSYDVVVIGAGGAGLRAVIEARQRGLSVAVVCKSLFGKAHTVMAEGGCAASMGNVNPNDGWQVHFRDTMRGGKFLNNWRMAELHAKEAPDRVWELETYGALFDRTGDGRISQRNFGGHTYPRLAHVGDRTGLELIRTMQQKIVSLQQQDHATDGDYESKLKVFAECTITELLTQDGAIAGAFGYWRESGRFVLFEAPAVVLATGGIGKSFKVTSNSWEYTGDGHALALRAGASLINMEFVQFHPTGMVWPPSVKGILVTEGVRGDGGVLRNSEGERFMFRYVPDVFKGQYAETEEEADRWYTDPDNNRRTPDLLPRDEVARAINTEVKEGRGSPHGGVYLDISSRMSAEEIKRRLPSMYHQFKELADVDITAEPMEVGPTCHYVMGGIEVDPDTASSSVPGLFAAGECSGGMHGSNRLGGNSLSDLLVFGRRAGLGAADYVESLTERPAVSEVDVAVAARTALAPFDPPRDGQDAQNPYTLQTELQQCMNDLVGIIRTADEMEKALETLEEIRGRLRGVTVEGHRQYNPGWHLALDLRNMLLVSECVARAALRRTESRGGHTRDDYPQLDARWRNTLLVCHTTGDEAPVPRVEVTTKEQEPMRTDLLGLFELAELEKYYTDEELADHPERTA